From a single Planctellipticum variicoloris genomic region:
- a CDS encoding DNA-directed RNA polymerase subunit omega: MLEELKEEGIVNKVGGRFKLSTLIQKRMVALNRGARPLVEMQTKNPMEIVVQEILQDKIFLDTSGEMRTREAAPRVDAGPSLEDM; the protein is encoded by the coding sequence ATGTTGGAAGAGCTGAAGGAAGAGGGGATCGTGAACAAGGTTGGCGGACGGTTCAAGCTGTCGACGCTGATCCAGAAGCGGATGGTGGCGTTGAACCGCGGAGCGCGGCCGCTGGTTGAGATGCAGACCAAGAATCCGATGGAAATCGTCGTGCAGGAAATTCTGCAGGATAAAATTTTCCTGGACACGTCGGGCGAGATGCGGACGCGCGAAGCGGCGCCGCGCGTCGACGCCGGTCCGTCGCTGGAAGATATGTAG
- a CDS encoding YicC/YloC family endoribonuclease, with protein MLLSMTGFGESRSQSGDWHLAVELRSINNRHFKLNLRCPDGFFHYEADLERLLRETISRGTVSLTIRLDSAGGAGAPRLNRDVMLSYWNQLRDLSVDLGAPHTPAVAELLQLPGVLDDGRLTAEQVEALWPFVQEGVRAAVVRLDEFRQREGAAMAADLRTQCEAIEKTLGEVVTIAPQVITDYRDKLQQRVQKLLEGTGITLEQDNLIREVAFFADRCDINEEITRLRSHIEQFLGLLAAKTSQGRKLEFLCQEMFRESNTIGSKANHVGVGHAAVDMKTCIERIREVIANIE; from the coding sequence GTGCTGCTGAGCATGACCGGATTTGGAGAGTCGCGGAGCCAGTCGGGAGACTGGCATCTGGCGGTCGAGCTCCGCAGCATCAACAACCGGCACTTCAAGTTGAATCTGCGCTGCCCGGACGGTTTTTTTCACTATGAGGCGGATCTTGAGCGGCTGCTGCGCGAGACGATTTCGCGCGGGACCGTATCGCTGACGATCCGCCTGGATTCGGCGGGGGGGGCGGGAGCTCCGCGTCTCAATCGCGATGTGATGCTGTCATACTGGAATCAGTTGCGGGATCTGTCGGTCGACCTGGGGGCGCCGCATACGCCGGCCGTCGCTGAGCTGCTGCAACTGCCGGGGGTGCTCGACGACGGGCGACTGACGGCGGAGCAGGTGGAGGCGTTGTGGCCCTTCGTGCAGGAGGGGGTTCGTGCGGCCGTCGTCCGGCTGGATGAATTCCGGCAGCGGGAAGGGGCGGCGATGGCGGCCGATCTGCGGACGCAGTGCGAGGCGATCGAGAAGACGCTGGGGGAAGTGGTGACGATCGCACCGCAAGTGATCACCGACTATCGGGACAAGCTGCAGCAGCGGGTGCAGAAGCTGCTCGAAGGGACGGGGATCACTCTGGAGCAGGACAACCTGATCCGCGAGGTGGCGTTTTTCGCGGACCGCTGCGACATCAACGAGGAGATTACCCGGCTGCGGAGTCATATCGAACAGTTTCTGGGGCTGCTGGCGGCGAAAACGTCGCAGGGTCGGAAGCTGGAGTTCCTGTGCCAGGAGATGTTCCGCGAATCGAACACGATCGGGTCGAAGGCCAATCACGTGGGAGTCGGCCATGCGGCGGTCGACATGAAGACCTGCATCGAGCGGATCCGGGAAGTGATTGCGAATATCGAGTAG
- a CDS encoding phosphopantothenoylcysteine decarboxylase, whose protein sequence is MEGREILLGVTGGIAAYKTADLCSKLVQAGARVTVVMTDAATRFVGPTTFEALTGRPVYREIFEPQEHFRGEHIGLAQRAELMVVAPASAHFLAQVAHGFAGDLLSTLTLTITCPLLVAPAMNTEMWNKPSVQRNLAQLRADGVLLAEPGSGWLSCGQVGPGRMAEPGELLERIRGLFATAADEGSAK, encoded by the coding sequence ATGGAAGGTCGTGAGATCCTGCTGGGGGTGACGGGGGGGATCGCGGCCTATAAGACTGCGGATCTCTGCAGCAAGCTGGTACAGGCCGGGGCGCGGGTGACGGTCGTGATGACCGACGCCGCGACGCGGTTCGTCGGTCCGACGACGTTTGAAGCGCTGACGGGCCGGCCGGTCTATCGTGAGATTTTCGAGCCGCAGGAGCACTTCCGGGGGGAGCATATCGGTCTGGCTCAGCGGGCCGAGCTGATGGTGGTCGCACCGGCGAGCGCCCATTTTCTGGCCCAGGTCGCTCACGGATTCGCCGGGGACCTGTTGAGCACGCTGACGCTGACGATCACGTGCCCGCTGCTGGTCGCTCCGGCGATGAACACTGAGATGTGGAACAAGCCGTCGGTGCAGCGGAACCTGGCTCAGTTGCGGGCCGACGGTGTGCTGCTGGCAGAGCCTGGGAGCGGCTGGCTCAGTTGCGGGCAGGTGGGGCCGGGGCGGATGGCGGAGCCGGGGGAGCTCCTGGAGCGGATCAGGGGGCTGTTTGCAACTGCGGCCGACGAAGGCAGTGCAAAGTGA
- the gmk gene encoding guanylate kinase, which yields MGGDHGFQVVVLSGPSGSGKTTIVERLIQDAPVKLIKSVSATTRAPRKGEVEGEAYYFLSAEEFAARQERGEFLETAEVFGAGYWYGTLKSELERAKTQGGWSFLEIDVQGALRIMEQYPEAITIFLEPPSLEVCEQRLRARGTETEEVIQRRLRKVTEELQQADRYRYRVVNDELDQALAEIRGILKERKAGS from the coding sequence GTGGGTGGGGATCACGGATTTCAGGTGGTTGTGCTGTCCGGTCCCAGCGGGAGCGGGAAGACGACCATTGTGGAGCGGTTGATTCAGGACGCGCCGGTGAAGCTGATCAAGTCGGTTTCGGCGACGACGCGGGCTCCGCGCAAGGGAGAAGTCGAGGGTGAAGCGTATTATTTCCTGAGTGCTGAAGAGTTCGCGGCCCGCCAGGAGCGGGGAGAATTTCTGGAGACGGCGGAGGTTTTCGGGGCGGGGTACTGGTACGGGACGCTGAAGTCGGAACTGGAGCGGGCGAAAACGCAGGGAGGCTGGTCGTTTCTGGAAATTGACGTGCAGGGGGCGCTGCGGATCATGGAGCAGTACCCGGAGGCGATCACGATTTTCCTGGAGCCCCCTTCGCTGGAAGTGTGCGAGCAGCGGCTGCGGGCGCGGGGGACGGAGACGGAAGAGGTGATTCAGCGGCGATTGCGGAAGGTGACCGAGGAGTTGCAGCAGGCGGATCGATATCGTTACCGGGTCGTCAACGACGAGCTGGACCAGGCGTTGGCCGAGATTCGCGGCATTCTGAAAGAGCGTAAAGCGGGAAGCTGA